The following proteins come from a genomic window of Kitasatospora sp. NBC_01246:
- a CDS encoding type II secretion system F family protein, with the protein MTASPVPVLVAGLAFLPLRRRRRRRAVEAEAGRRAAAVVDLCAALAGELRSGATPEQALHLVTTRIAEDDEALHRIGLEPVARLAAGRYGGDVPGAFESLAELPGGRGATAIAACWRVTSDGGAGLAAGLDGVAEALRAERALAEEIAAELAAPRTTIAVLAALPVAGLLLGAALGARPLTVLLHTPAGLACLAGGAALEGLGAAWTARIVRAASRGALEGPLGDGGTAAGATVGSGVAAEPGGGGAVGDRPDGGWRCGISRTRARPGRPSGSFRAEAASA; encoded by the coding sequence GTGACGGCTTCGCCCGTGCCGGTGCTGGTCGCGGGCTTGGCCTTCCTTCCCTTGCGGCGCCGACGGCGGCGTCGCGCGGTGGAGGCGGAGGCCGGTCGGCGGGCCGCCGCAGTGGTGGACCTCTGCGCGGCACTGGCCGGGGAGTTGCGCAGCGGCGCCACGCCCGAGCAGGCGCTCCACCTGGTGACCACGCGAATCGCCGAGGATGACGAGGCCCTGCACCGGATCGGCCTGGAGCCGGTGGCCCGGCTCGCGGCCGGCCGGTACGGCGGAGATGTGCCCGGTGCCTTCGAGTCGCTGGCGGAGTTGCCGGGTGGCCGCGGGGCGACCGCGATCGCCGCCTGCTGGCGCGTCACGTCCGACGGCGGCGCGGGGCTGGCCGCCGGGCTGGACGGGGTCGCCGAGGCACTGCGGGCCGAACGGGCGCTGGCGGAGGAGATCGCGGCCGAGCTGGCCGCGCCGAGGACGACGATCGCCGTCCTGGCGGCGCTGCCCGTCGCCGGGCTGCTGCTCGGCGCGGCGCTCGGGGCCCGGCCGCTGACCGTCCTGCTGCACACTCCGGCCGGGCTCGCCTGCCTGGCGGGCGGAGCGGCGCTGGAGGGGCTCGGCGCGGCCTGGACGGCCCGGATCGTCCGGGCTGCCTCCCGGGGCGCCCTGGAGGGTCCGCTGGGCGACGGAGGGACGGCCGCCGGGGCCACGGTCGGGTCCGGGGTCGCGGCCGAGCCCGGAGGCGGCGGCGCAGTCGGCGACCGGCCGGACGGTGGGTGGCGGTGCGGCATCTCCCGCACGCGGGCCCGGCCCGGTCGCCCGAGCGGTTCGTTCCGTGCCGAGGCGGCTTCGGCGTGA
- a CDS encoding HAD family hydrolase, producing the protein MPVTRTRPTGPRTAAFFDLDKTIIAKSSALAFSRPFYQGGLINRRAVLRSAYAQFVFLVGGADHDQMEKMREYLSALTRGWNVQQVREIVAETLHNLIDPIIYDEAASLIEQHHAAGRDVVIVSSSGSEVVEPIGALLGADHVIATRLKIEDGRYTGEIDYYAYAENKAAAIRELAEVEGYDLAQCYAYSDSSTDLPLLEAVGHPSAVNPDRALRKEAVAREWPVLVFDRPVELRRRLPEFSAPSGSVLTAVAFGAAALTAGVIWYVARRRRPAA; encoded by the coding sequence CTGCCTGTCACCCGCACGCGCCCGACAGGCCCCAGGACTGCCGCCTTCTTCGACCTCGACAAGACCATCATCGCCAAGTCGAGCGCCCTGGCCTTCAGCCGGCCCTTCTACCAGGGCGGTCTGATCAACCGTCGGGCCGTCCTGCGCAGTGCTTACGCCCAGTTCGTCTTCCTGGTCGGCGGCGCGGACCACGACCAGATGGAGAAGATGCGCGAGTACCTCTCCGCGCTCACCCGGGGCTGGAACGTCCAGCAGGTCCGCGAGATCGTCGCCGAGACCCTGCACAACCTCATCGACCCGATCATCTACGACGAGGCCGCCTCGCTGATCGAGCAGCACCATGCCGCCGGGCGCGACGTGGTCATCGTCAGCAGCTCCGGCTCCGAGGTGGTCGAGCCGATCGGCGCACTTCTCGGCGCGGACCACGTGATCGCCACCCGGCTGAAGATCGAGGACGGCCGGTACACCGGCGAGATCGACTACTACGCCTATGCCGAGAACAAGGCCGCCGCCATCCGGGAGTTGGCCGAGGTCGAGGGGTACGACCTCGCCCAGTGCTACGCCTACAGCGACTCCTCGACGGACCTGCCGCTGTTGGAGGCCGTGGGCCACCCGTCCGCCGTCAACCCGGACCGGGCACTGCGCAAGGAGGCGGTGGCCCGCGAGTGGCCGGTGCTGGTCTTCGACCGTCCGGTGGAACTGCGGCGCCGGCTCCCGGAATTCTCCGCGCCGAGCGGCTCGGTACTGACGGCGGTGGCGTTCGGCGCCGCGGCACTGACCGCCGGTGTGATCTGGTACGTGGCGCGCCGCCGCCGTCCGGCGGCCTGA
- a CDS encoding oxidoreductase: MSTGTDPLAPLAQLPGVPDAVAEVRKAVDRLYGHRVMRRRAAEVTSEAALRGARASAALAGADWPLEEVRRRSDFSADEESRTVGAALRIAAEAGQLLSVWRHSPLQVLARLHLLAVGDADPAAGRPRRAGEGVEDLFPLELKPVESVEVEAAPAGPAVEPPPAPGAEEVAARLDQLSRLLIARAEGQGVGTPALVVASVVHGELLALRPFGSYNGVIARAAQRIVLIAEGLDPKSICPAEVGFAELGTDTYRRALAGYLAGTPDGLAAWIGHCGRALRLGVRESTAVCEAMQRGMV, translated from the coding sequence GTGAGCACAGGAACAGATCCCCTCGCCCCGCTGGCCCAGCTCCCCGGGGTGCCCGACGCGGTGGCCGAGGTGCGCAAGGCCGTCGACCGGCTCTACGGCCACCGGGTGATGCGCCGCCGCGCGGCCGAGGTCACCTCCGAAGCCGCGCTGCGCGGGGCCCGCGCCTCGGCGGCGCTGGCCGGGGCGGACTGGCCGCTGGAGGAGGTCCGGCGCCGCAGCGACTTCAGCGCCGACGAGGAGTCCCGCACCGTCGGCGCCGCGCTGCGGATCGCGGCCGAGGCCGGTCAGCTGCTGAGCGTCTGGCGGCACTCGCCGCTCCAGGTGCTGGCCCGGCTGCACCTGCTGGCGGTCGGGGACGCCGACCCCGCGGCGGGTCGGCCGAGGCGGGCCGGGGAGGGTGTGGAAGACCTGTTCCCGCTGGAACTCAAGCCGGTGGAGAGCGTCGAGGTGGAGGCGGCTCCGGCCGGGCCGGCGGTCGAACCGCCACCGGCGCCCGGGGCCGAGGAGGTCGCCGCCCGGCTGGACCAGCTCTCCCGGCTGCTGATCGCCCGCGCCGAGGGCCAGGGCGTCGGGACGCCGGCCCTGGTGGTGGCCTCGGTGGTGCACGGGGAGCTGTTGGCGCTGCGTCCGTTCGGCTCATACAACGGTGTGATCGCGCGCGCCGCGCAGCGGATCGTCCTGATCGCCGAGGGGCTCGACCCGAAGTCGATCTGCCCGGCCGAGGTCGGTTTCGCGGAACTCGGCACGGACACCTACCGGCGCGCGCTGGCCGGCTACCTGGCGGGCACACCGGACGGCCTGGCGGCCTGGATCGGCCACTGCGGCCGGGCGTTGCGGCTGGGCGTGCGGGAGAGCACGGCGGTCTGCGAGGCGATGCAGCGCGGCATGGTCTGA
- a CDS encoding TadA family conjugal transfer-associated ATPase — protein MVRLGGTGRANATGRSLGARERRPLRSVVTAAGPAESGRRPEPPPYGRTAREERTAALVDAVRLRLAESGAAPTAGSVAAALRATRPPLGGDEVLDTVRSLRAELVGAGPLDRLLSAPDVTDVLVNGPDEVWVDRGGGLRRATGVRFADAEAVRRLAHRLATAAGRRLDDARPWVDARLPDGTRLHAVLPPIAAGCTHISLRVCRPRPFTLDELVAGGALPAAGAELLAGILRARLSLLISGGTGTGKTTLLAALLGLAGPGERIVVVEDSAELRPAHPHVVRLQSRPPNQEGLGELTLRDLVRQALRMRPDRLVVGEVRGAEVSDLLAALNTGHEGGCGTVHANAAADVPVRLEALGSLAGLDRAALHSQLRAALDVVVHLVRDPASGRRRVAEIHTLSGDRDGLAVTTAAVAFTAGGATVPGAGRERLLRLLAARGVAVGAALAGGPS, from the coding sequence ATGGTTCGTCTCGGAGGTACGGGAAGGGCGAACGCCACCGGGCGGAGCCTCGGTGCGCGGGAGCGCCGGCCGCTGCGAAGCGTGGTGACGGCGGCCGGGCCGGCGGAGTCCGGCCGGCGGCCCGAGCCGCCCCCCTACGGGCGGACGGCTCGGGAGGAGCGGACGGCGGCGCTGGTCGACGCGGTGCGGCTCAGGTTGGCCGAGTCGGGCGCCGCGCCGACCGCCGGGTCCGTCGCGGCGGCGCTCCGGGCGACCCGGCCGCCGCTCGGCGGAGACGAAGTCCTCGACACCGTGCGCTCGCTGCGCGCCGAGCTGGTGGGTGCGGGCCCGCTGGACCGGCTGCTGTCGGCGCCCGATGTCACGGACGTACTCGTCAACGGGCCGGACGAGGTCTGGGTCGACCGGGGCGGCGGTCTGCGCAGGGCCACCGGTGTCCGCTTCGCCGACGCCGAAGCGGTCCGTCGGCTGGCCCACCGGCTCGCCACGGCGGCCGGGCGCAGGCTCGACGACGCGCGGCCCTGGGTGGACGCCCGCTTGCCGGACGGCACCCGGTTGCACGCGGTGCTGCCGCCGATCGCGGCCGGGTGCACCCACATCTCGCTGCGGGTCTGCCGGCCCCGCCCTTTCACGCTCGACGAGTTGGTGGCCGGTGGCGCGCTTCCCGCCGCCGGGGCCGAACTGCTGGCAGGCATCCTGCGGGCCCGGCTCTCCCTGCTGATCAGCGGCGGAACCGGCACGGGCAAGACCACGCTGTTGGCGGCGTTGCTCGGGCTGGCCGGGCCCGGCGAGCGCATCGTCGTCGTCGAGGACTCCGCCGAGCTGCGACCGGCCCATCCGCATGTGGTCCGGCTGCAGAGCCGACCGCCCAACCAGGAGGGCCTCGGTGAGCTGACCCTGCGGGATCTGGTCCGCCAGGCGTTGCGGATGCGGCCCGACCGACTGGTGGTGGGGGAGGTGCGCGGAGCCGAAGTATCCGACCTGCTGGCCGCCTTGAACACCGGACACGAAGGTGGCTGCGGCACTGTGCACGCGAACGCCGCGGCGGACGTCCCGGTCAGGCTGGAGGCGCTCGGCTCGCTCGCGGGGCTGGACCGGGCGGCGCTGCACAGCCAACTCCGGGCGGCGCTGGACGTGGTGGTGCACCTGGTGCGGGATCCGGCCTCCGGGAGGCGCCGGGTCGCCGAGATCCACACGCTGTCCGGTGACCGCGACGGGCTGGCCGTCACGACTGCGGCGGTGGCGTTCACGGCGGGCGGGGCCACCGTGCCCGGAGCCGGCCGGGAGCGGCTTCTGCGGCTGCTCGCGGCCCGCGGGGTGGCGGTGGGCGCGGCGCTCGCGGGCGGACCGTCGTGA
- the ssd gene encoding septum site-determining protein Ssd codes for MSTPLTDHAAADGPATTGPLVVTEDDGLAEHLLRLCAAAGTEPQLIRGAPPTRGLWESTPLVLVGDDQAERCAGLPRRTGVLLLGLDLDDPGIWVRAVQLGAEHVLFLPDAEAWLLDRIADATEGIGTSALTVAVLGGRGGAGASTLACALAVTAARTGRRTMLVDGDPLGGGLDILLGGETAGGLRWPDLAGSRGRVSGAELAKALPVLKRLTSLSCLSWDRGDTLAVPPEAMRSVLAAARRRGGLVVVDVPRRLDPAAGQALEQSDLALLVVPAELRAVAAADRVAASVRMRLHDVRAVVRPLRPFGLPAHRIAQGLRLHLAGELEPEPGLAADAEQGVPPGIRTEGPLARFCETFLDEVLPPVPAVGGGVY; via the coding sequence ATGTCGACACCACTCACCGACCACGCCGCCGCGGACGGCCCGGCGACCACCGGCCCGCTCGTCGTCACCGAGGACGACGGCCTGGCCGAGCACCTGCTGCGGCTGTGCGCGGCCGCAGGTACCGAGCCGCAGCTGATCCGGGGTGCCCCGCCGACGCGCGGGCTCTGGGAGAGCACACCGCTCGTACTCGTCGGGGACGACCAGGCCGAGCGCTGTGCCGGGCTCCCCCGCCGCACCGGGGTACTGCTGCTCGGGCTGGACCTGGACGACCCGGGCATCTGGGTCAGGGCCGTCCAACTCGGCGCCGAGCACGTGCTGTTCCTGCCGGACGCCGAGGCCTGGCTGCTCGACCGGATCGCGGACGCCACCGAGGGCATCGGCACCTCGGCGCTCACCGTCGCCGTCCTCGGCGGCCGGGGTGGGGCCGGTGCCTCCACCCTGGCCTGCGCGCTCGCGGTCACGGCCGCCCGCACGGGCCGGCGGACCATGCTCGTCGACGGCGATCCGCTGGGCGGCGGCCTCGACATCCTGCTCGGCGGTGAGACGGCCGGCGGCCTGCGCTGGCCCGACCTGGCCGGTTCGCGGGGCCGGGTCAGCGGCGCCGAACTCGCGAAGGCGCTTCCGGTGCTCAAACGGCTGACCTCGCTCTCCTGCCTGTCCTGGGACCGCGGCGACACGCTCGCCGTGCCGCCCGAAGCCATGCGCAGCGTGCTGGCCGCCGCCCGGCGCAGGGGCGGGCTGGTCGTGGTCGACGTGCCGCGCCGGCTCGACCCGGCCGCCGGCCAGGCGCTGGAGCAGTCCGACCTGGCACTCCTGGTGGTGCCGGCCGAACTGCGCGCGGTCGCGGCCGCCGACCGGGTCGCGGCATCCGTCCGGATGCGGCTCCACGACGTACGGGCCGTGGTGCGCCCGCTGCGGCCCTTCGGGCTCCCGGCCCACCGGATCGCGCAGGGGCTGCGGCTCCACCTGGCGGGGGAGTTGGAGCCGGAGCCCGGGCTGGCCGCCGACGCCGAGCAGGGCGTACCGCCGGGGATCCGTACGGAGGGCCCGCTGGCGCGTTTCTGCGAGACCTTCCTGGACGAGGTGCTGCCGCCGGTGCCGGCGGTGGGCGGAGGTGTGTACTGA